In Clostridium swellfunianum, a genomic segment contains:
- a CDS encoding type II secretion system protein, translating to MTKKRKGFTLIELIVVIAILGILAAIAVPRFGSTLSGTKDKADLATARTLQSAAQTFQANSSTNSLPAASDFKTSGAMAAYLAPEALTSTGVKACQNTANKFWYDAATGDVKVKDSKPADSYESLN from the coding sequence ATGACCAAGAAAAGAAAGGGTTTTACATTAATTGAACTTATTGTAGTTATTGCAATTCTGGGAATATTAGCAGCAATTGCTGTTCCAAGATTCGGTTCTACATTAAGTGGTACGAAGGATAAAGCAGATTTAGCTACTGCAAGAACACTTCAAAGTGCAGCACAAACTTTCCAAGCTAATTCATCTACTAATTCACTTCCGGCTGCATCGGATTTTAAAACAAGCGGAGCAATGGCTGCTTATCTTGCACCTGAAGCTTTAACTTCAACTGGTGTAAAGGCATGCCAAAATACTGCAAATAAGTTTTGGTATGATGCTGCTACTGGTGATGTAAAAGTTAAAGATTCAAAGCCAGCTGACTCTTATGAATCTCTTAACTAA
- a CDS encoding Ig-like domain-containing protein, with product MLIKRNIASIKNSGITLIELIITLAIVSLVIAMTFSMNIFANNTFSKGIKKSDVQSTLRLAADYVTKQLRFSGEVELLPAKPADLDSDTEYIYIDSSTGSLIHYSNGVYKTIINSSGGISTNIEFQQQDHQTVYFKISSTLKGEDFSVDSSVIALNLGNNIIQGLSPSYAISFTKEQPAAFIPVTSVNISAPSSTIPTGGGTLQLSSSVNPLEASIKTVTWSVNNTSVATIDKDSGLLKTTASAASGIPIVVTAAANDGSGKLATYTVTTASPSAPTAITALSIVANDGTSIKRNKGSLQLSYNATPQNVKLKSVEWNVFNDRNASISASGLLRSPNGSNKLTANSLKVTLKVTSIDGTSISKDISIAVTNK from the coding sequence TTGCTTATTAAACGCAATATTGCGTCGATAAAAAATTCAGGAATTACGCTTATAGAATTAATAATCACCTTGGCCATAGTTTCGCTAGTAATTGCTATGACTTTTTCTATGAATATATTCGCCAATAATACTTTCAGCAAGGGAATTAAAAAATCAGACGTTCAATCTACCTTAAGACTAGCCGCTGATTATGTAACAAAGCAGCTTAGATTTAGCGGAGAGGTTGAGTTATTACCTGCTAAACCAGCTGATTTAGATTCCGATACAGAGTATATTTACATAGATTCTTCAACTGGTTCTTTAATTCACTATTCAAATGGAGTTTATAAAACAATTATTAATTCTTCTGGCGGAATATCAACAAACATAGAATTTCAGCAGCAAGACCACCAAACTGTTTATTTTAAAATAAGCAGCACACTAAAAGGCGAAGATTTTTCTGTCGATAGTTCTGTTATAGCACTTAATCTTGGCAATAACATAATTCAAGGTTTAAGCCCCTCATATGCAATAAGCTTTACTAAAGAGCAGCCTGCAGCATTTATACCTGTAACATCGGTAAATATTTCAGCCCCATCTTCGACTATACCAACTGGTGGTGGAACCCTTCAGCTTTCGAGTTCTGTGAATCCTTTAGAGGCTTCCATTAAAACTGTAACTTGGTCGGTAAATAATACTTCAGTAGCAACCATTGATAAAGATAGCGGCTTGCTAAAAACAACCGCCTCTGCTGCTAGCGGAATACCAATAGTTGTCACTGCAGCTGCAAATGATGGTTCAGGTAAATTGGCTACATACACTGTAACCACAGCTTCACCTAGTGCTCCAACTGCAATAACAGCGTTATCAATAGTTGCAAATGATGGAACTTCTATAAAAAGGAATAAAGGAAGCCTACAGTTATCCTATAATGCTACTCCGCAGAATGTAAAGCTTAAATCCGTTGAATGGAATGTTTTTAATGATCGCAATGCTTCAATTTCTGCCTCAGGTTTACTAAGAAGCCCTAATGGCTCTAATAAACTCACAGCAAATTCATTAAAAGTAACTCTTAAGGTTACCTCAATAGATGGAACAAGCATTTCAAAAGATATTAGTATAGCTGTTACAAACAAGTAA
- the pilM gene encoding pilus assembly protein PilM, with protein sequence MFEKDLIAVEIGHEYIKILSGSKNKIKCCGSIKTPEEAFVKENILNIQRLAKAISEFLKENNITTKRISFTVHGEDIVVRHIETPIMDSKGIIKSLQWEISQYLPNEGENYYTDYEIIDKINTKEKKVYKVMVVSAPKEKIDKYVELAKKLNLKLEAIDIAPNNISKVFRNVHKLKKEIQSIGIIHIDHYNSNFTILENGRLFIERTIPFGINNVADIMYPFAKSRPEESAKNFLRVFNFYVQEESTVDVAIKGLFDQALYSFEKIIQFYTTGKTNKSLDMIYVIGEGAEIKGIDNYIQEYFSTTVEIVDSAEEIGIKTKLPENCSFKYYVNSIGLLLRKE encoded by the coding sequence ATGTTTGAAAAAGACCTAATAGCTGTAGAGATTGGGCACGAGTACATAAAAATTCTATCAGGTTCAAAAAACAAGATAAAATGCTGTGGTAGTATAAAGACTCCTGAAGAGGCTTTTGTAAAGGAAAATATTTTAAATATTCAAAGGCTTGCAAAGGCGATTTCAGAGTTTTTAAAAGAAAACAATATAACCACAAAAAGAATATCCTTTACTGTACACGGTGAGGATATTGTAGTAAGGCATATAGAAACACCCATAATGGACAGCAAGGGAATCATTAAATCACTGCAGTGGGAGATTAGTCAATACCTTCCCAATGAGGGAGAAAACTATTATACAGATTATGAGATAATAGATAAGATAAATACAAAGGAAAAGAAAGTCTACAAGGTTATGGTGGTTTCTGCACCTAAAGAAAAGATAGACAAGTATGTGGAGCTTGCTAAAAAATTAAATCTAAAACTTGAAGCTATAGATATTGCTCCCAATAATATAAGCAAGGTTTTTAGAAATGTTCATAAGCTTAAGAAGGAAATACAAAGCATCGGCATAATTCACATAGATCATTATAATAGCAACTTTACTATTTTAGAGAACGGGAGATTATTTATTGAGAGAACCATACCTTTTGGAATTAATAATGTGGCGGATATAATGTATCCATTTGCTAAATCCAGACCAGAGGAATCTGCGAAGAACTTCTTAAGAGTATTTAACTTTTATGTGCAAGAAGAGAGTACTGTTGATGTGGCAATAAAAGGTCTGTTTGATCAAGCACTTTATTCCTTTGAGAAAATTATACAGTTTTATACCACAGGGAAAACAAATAAGTCGCTAGACATGATTTATGTAATTGGAGAAGGCGCAGAAATAAAAGGAATTGATAATTACATTCAGGAATACTTTTCAACTACAGTGGAAATAGTTGACTCGGCTGAAGAAATAGGGATAAAAACAAAGCTTCCTGAGAATTGCAGCTTCAAATACTATGTTAATAGCATAGGCTTGCTGCTAAGAAAGGAGTAG
- a CDS encoding prepilin-type N-terminal cleavage/methylation domain-containing protein codes for MLYKKNRFNCTDKKIKSRTQKGLTLIEIVISIGILGIISVAFLSMFSTSLSEIFKSGRASTSHYEAQYKMENSISEKPISGTPSTTVQLKFGDKSYQVTGRTVDIDYSSGNQTKKLTSFTVD; via the coding sequence ATGCTTTATAAAAAGAATAGATTTAATTGCACTGATAAAAAGATAAAGTCTCGAACCCAAAAGGGGTTAACTTTAATAGAAATAGTTATTTCTATAGGGATATTAGGCATAATTAGCGTAGCCTTTTTATCTATGTTTTCTACTAGTTTATCTGAAATATTCAAATCAGGACGAGCTAGCACGTCGCACTATGAAGCACAATATAAAATGGAGAATAGTATTTCTGAAAAACCAATTAGCGGAACCCCAAGCACTACTGTTCAGCTCAAATTTGGTGATAAATCATACCAAGTAACTGGCAGAACCGTTGATATTGACTATAGCTCAGGTAATCAAACAAAAAAACTAACCTCTTTCACTGTAGATTAA
- a CDS encoding type II secretion system F family protein: MPSYQYEARNLQGNIIKGKMEAESEDIVRTSLRERDYYPQNIKLYSSSMDIDLSKYKKISTQQIAIFCRQFSFTISAGMNILRAMDVVAEQTENKKFRNILKEVKSDIEKGSSLSEALGKHEDIPEMLVNMISVGEMSGTLDTVMNRMADYYEKSYKLQKKIKGSLTYPIMVAVVAVVVVNLLLIFVLPTFVGMITSSGGTLPMPTRIIMALSDFMKKYGLLLMGFILMLAIVAKIFIRNNEEAAEKVDMLKLDMPLFGKIITKIVTARFTRTFGTLMSTGVPLLESIDICSKVVGNAVASKLLQSTSEAVRKGHSIALSLEGRGVFPTMLTQMMKIGEETGTLDSIMEKTAEFYDNEVENATSQLSTLIEPLIIVFLAVVVGFIVIAMLLPMFEMYNLVSSM; this comes from the coding sequence ATGCCAAGCTATCAGTATGAAGCAAGAAATTTACAGGGAAACATAATCAAAGGGAAGATGGAAGCTGAAAGTGAAGATATAGTAAGGACAAGCCTTCGAGAAAGAGATTATTACCCTCAAAACATAAAATTATACAGCAGCTCAATGGATATAGATTTATCAAAATATAAAAAAATATCAACACAGCAAATAGCAATATTTTGCAGACAGTTTTCTTTTACTATATCTGCAGGAATGAATATTTTAAGGGCTATGGATGTAGTTGCTGAACAAACTGAAAATAAAAAATTCAGAAATATACTTAAAGAGGTAAAAAGTGATATAGAAAAAGGAAGTAGTTTATCAGAAGCCTTAGGAAAGCATGAGGATATACCAGAAATGCTTGTCAACATGATAAGTGTTGGTGAAATGAGCGGAACTCTTGATACTGTAATGAATAGAATGGCTGATTATTATGAGAAGAGCTACAAGCTTCAGAAAAAGATTAAGGGCTCTTTAACTTATCCTATTATGGTAGCTGTGGTTGCAGTTGTGGTAGTTAATCTTCTTCTTATATTTGTACTGCCTACCTTCGTGGGCATGATAACAAGTTCAGGAGGCACCTTGCCTATGCCTACCCGTATAATTATGGCTTTGAGTGATTTCATGAAAAAATATGGCTTGCTACTTATGGGATTTATTCTGATGCTAGCAATAGTTGCGAAGATATTTATAAGGAATAATGAAGAGGCAGCAGAAAAAGTAGATATGCTAAAGCTAGATATGCCGCTCTTTGGAAAGATAATTACCAAGATTGTAACAGCAAGGTTTACAAGAACCTTTGGGACTCTTATGAGTACAGGCGTGCCGCTACTTGAGAGTATTGATATTTGTTCAAAGGTTGTAGGAAACGCAGTAGCAAGTAAATTACTCCAAAGCACTAGCGAAGCAGTAAGGAAAGGTCATAGCATTGCCTTAAGTCTCGAAGGCAGAGGCGTTTTTCCCACTATGCTAACCCAAATGATGAAGATAGGCGAGGAAACAGGAACTCTAGACAGTATTATGGAAAAGACAGCAGAGTTTTATGATAATGAGGTTGAAAATGCTACTTCTCAATTGTCAACATTAATTGAACCGTTAATAATAGTATTTTTAGCAGTAGTGGTAGGTTTTATTGTAATAGCTATGCTGTTGCCGATGTTTGAGATGTATAACTTAGTATCTAGTATGTAG
- a CDS encoding PilN domain-containing protein translates to MRELNLIPNHIKQKREKDAMLLKTVGGALLILSLLAAIAIVPYAKLNELNKREADLKGSLEKSKLIIIDNEKLRKEVTSYKQYADLVEKTQKSNSAIYPVIKSLEKHMPQDIVINTLDYKSGSINISAAAKVYNSINEFAANLQESKEFTNSLVANIIKDEQKGIYTFTLVITNIREEVK, encoded by the coding sequence ATGAGAGAACTTAATCTTATTCCAAACCATATAAAGCAGAAGAGAGAAAAGGATGCAATGCTTCTTAAAACAGTTGGCGGGGCGCTGCTTATACTCTCATTATTAGCGGCTATTGCTATTGTGCCCTATGCAAAGCTTAACGAGCTTAACAAAAGAGAAGCTGACCTTAAAGGCTCTCTGGAAAAATCGAAGCTTATAATTATTGATAATGAGAAGCTTAGAAAAGAAGTAACCTCCTACAAGCAGTATGCAGATTTAGTAGAGAAAACACAAAAATCCAACTCTGCCATATATCCAGTTATTAAAAGCTTGGAAAAGCATATGCCACAGGATATTGTTATAAATACTCTTGATTATAAGTCGGGCAGTATTAATATATCTGCAGCAGCAAAGGTATACAACTCAATTAATGAGTTTGCAGCTAATCTTCAAGAGTCAAAGGAATTTACTAATAGCCTTGTTGCAAATATAATTAAAGATGAACAAAAGGGTATCTATACTTTCACCTTAGTAATCACTAATATAAGGGAGGAAGTAAAATGA
- a CDS encoding GspE/PulE family protein: MENKPRKRLGDMLVKSGRMTLEQLDYVLKKQKSTGRRLGELLVEENIVSENDILNILELQLGVKRVKLDEVEVDTDAVKTISANLANKHNVIPISIRRSKVQLVMSDPLNIIALDDVRIATGYSVEPYIASSVEIKEAIKKYYSTQYVMKAADELSKEQFSNRVEAKEDETDALEEIKNAPVVRLVDSIIENAVRARASDIHIEPFEKYVRVRYRVDGELSEVLKTQPDTLGALITRIKILADLNIAEKRLPQDGRIMTTIDNKEVDLRVSILPKVNGEKVVIRILNKENFLVGKENLGISGSEVKKLDKFISNPHGIILVTGPTGSGKSTTLYTMLNELNTESKNIITVEDPVEFLMEGVNQVSVNTKIGLTFAAGLRSILRQDPDVIMIGEIRDAETAEIAIRSAITGHLVLSTLHTNDAPSSMLRLADMGIEPYLIATSVVGVIAQRLVRKVCPSCAEEYEASEYEKGILEIKGNMPIMLKKGRGCNVCGNSGYKGRIGIYEIMEVTREHRDMIMKGCSTDELRDLSIEKGMSTLRTACAVHVLKGTTTMDEFMRVAYLKE; encoded by the coding sequence ATGGAAAATAAGCCAAGAAAAAGATTAGGTGACATGCTTGTTAAATCAGGCAGAATGACCTTGGAACAGCTTGACTATGTTCTTAAAAAACAGAAAAGTACTGGCAGGAGACTTGGTGAACTTCTTGTTGAAGAGAATATTGTAAGTGAAAATGATATATTGAATATTCTTGAGTTACAATTAGGAGTTAAGAGAGTAAAGCTGGATGAGGTAGAGGTTGATACTGATGCAGTAAAAACCATATCAGCAAACTTAGCAAATAAGCATAATGTTATACCTATATCAATTAGACGAAGCAAAGTTCAGCTAGTTATGAGCGACCCTCTTAATATTATTGCACTAGATGATGTAAGAATAGCAACTGGCTATAGTGTAGAACCATATATAGCCTCAAGTGTGGAAATTAAGGAAGCTATTAAAAAATATTATTCAACGCAATATGTTATGAAAGCTGCGGACGAGCTCTCAAAGGAACAGTTTTCAAATAGGGTAGAGGCTAAAGAAGATGAAACTGATGCCTTAGAAGAAATCAAAAATGCACCTGTAGTAAGGCTTGTGGACAGTATAATTGAAAATGCTGTAAGAGCAAGAGCATCAGATATACATATAGAACCTTTTGAAAAATATGTAAGGGTAAGATATAGAGTAGACGGAGAACTATCTGAAGTCCTAAAAACTCAGCCAGACACTTTAGGTGCCCTAATAACACGTATTAAGATATTAGCTGATTTAAATATAGCAGAGAAAAGGCTGCCGCAAGATGGCAGAATAATGACAACTATAGATAATAAGGAAGTGGATCTTAGAGTTTCCATTTTACCAAAGGTAAATGGAGAAAAGGTTGTTATAAGAATACTTAACAAGGAAAACTTTCTTGTTGGAAAAGAAAACTTAGGGATTAGCGGAAGTGAGGTAAAGAAACTTGATAAATTTATAAGCAATCCTCATGGAATAATCCTTGTTACAGGCCCTACAGGTAGTGGAAAGTCAACAACCTTATATACTATGCTTAATGAGTTAAACACAGAAAGCAAAAACATTATCACTGTAGAGGACCCCGTAGAGTTTTTAATGGAAGGAGTCAATCAGGTAAGCGTTAATACAAAGATTGGGCTTACTTTTGCAGCAGGTCTTAGGTCCATACTAAGGCAGGATCCTGATGTAATAATGATTGGTGAGATTAGAGATGCTGAAACTGCTGAAATAGCCATAAGATCCGCTATTACAGGGCACTTGGTGCTCAGCACTCTTCATACAAACGATGCACCTTCCTCTATGCTTAGACTTGCAGATATGGGAATTGAGCCATATCTTATTGCTACCTCTGTAGTTGGAGTTATAGCTCAGAGATTGGTTAGAAAAGTGTGTCCAAGCTGTGCAGAAGAATATGAAGCATCTGAATATGAAAAAGGTATTCTTGAGATAAAAGGAAATATGCCTATTATGCTTAAAAAGGGCAGGGGGTGTAATGTTTGCGGCAATAGCGGCTACAAAGGTCGTATAGGTATATATGAAATAATGGAAGTAACAAGAGAGCATAGAGACATGATAATGAAGGGCTGCAGCACGGATGAACTTCGAGATCTATCTATCGAGAAAGGTATGAGTACTCTAAGAACAGCTTGCGCAGTACATGTGCTTAAAGGAACAACTACTATGGATGAATTTATGAGAGTTGCTTATTTAAAGGAATAA